A window of the Diorhabda carinulata isolate Delta chromosome 1, icDioCari1.1, whole genome shotgun sequence genome harbors these coding sequences:
- the LOC130896425 gene encoding ras-related protein Rab-38 isoform X1 translates to MKSDTENDNKNKKGNEKKLTSKVTATEEIEKISTVPQSSVSSNERQTPEDNNHLTLTRSVSDTNLQESWKSAEKSVKIVTRSQSIGGEFQQETERTKYLRNFKGMAPYGELIIEQDPNTSSASQSTSKPKDGLYKILVIGDLGTGKTSIIKRYVHRFFTQHYRATIGVDFALKVLNWDENTVIRLQLWDIAGQERYGNMTRVYYKEAVAAFIVFDVTRRATFDSVGNWKTDLDTKVQLPDGSKIPCVLLANKCDQPKEGIVNNPAKMDEFCKENGFHAWFETSAKDNINIDDAANSLVEKILANDSLLNSESRMSADQFALGRGNNEDGLNRNKCSC, encoded by the exons ATGAAAAGTGATACTGAAAacgataacaaaaataaaaaaggtaatgaaaaaaaattgacatcaaAAGTTACTGCTAcggaagaaattgaaaaaatttccactGTACCTCAATCAAGTGTTTCATCAAACGAACGGCAGACACCAGAAGATAACAATCATTTGACTTTAACCAGATCAGTGTCGGACACTAATCTGCAGGAATCTTGGAAAAGCGCGGAAAAATCAGTGAAGATAGTAACGAGAAGTCAAAGTATCGGTGGTGAATTTCAACAAGAAACAGAACGCACAAAATATTTGAGGAATTTTAAAGGAATGGCTCCGTACGGTGAACTCATTATAGAACAAGATCCCAACACG tCGAGTGCAAGTCAATCAACAAGCAAACCAAAAGACGgcttatataaaatattggtaATAGGAGATCTTGGTACCGGAAAAACTTCCATAATAAAGCGTTATGTTCATCGATTTTTCACCCAACATTATAGAGCCACAATTGGTGTAGACTTTGCATTAAAAGTCCTCAATTGGGATGAGAATACAGTCATAAGACTTCAGTTATGGGACATAGCAG GTCAAGAACGATATGGAAATATGACGAGAGTATATTATAAAGAAGCTGTAGCAGCTTTCATAGTTTTCGATGTTACTAGGCGAGCCACATTTGATTCGGTAGGAAATTGGAAAACAGATCTGGACACCAAAGTGCAATTACCCGATGGATCAAAAATACCATGTGTTTTATTAGCAAATAAA TGTGACCAACCAAAAGAGGGCATTGTTAATAACCCGGCTAAAATGGATGAATTTTGTAAAGAGAATGGTTTCCATGCATGGTTTGAAACTTCAGCAAAAGACAATATTAATATAGATGATGCTGCTAACTCGCTAGTCGAAAAG ATCTTGGCTAACGATTCCCTATTGAATAGTGAGTCCAGAATGTCTGCGGATCAGTTTGCGCTTGGAAGAGGCAACAATGAAGATGGCTTGAACAGAAACAAGTGCTCCTGctaa
- the LOC130896425 gene encoding ras-related protein Rab-38 isoform X2: MSSKPPLSLSSVVAFTKILKQSSASQSTSKPKDGLYKILVIGDLGTGKTSIIKRYVHRFFTQHYRATIGVDFALKVLNWDENTVIRLQLWDIAGQERYGNMTRVYYKEAVAAFIVFDVTRRATFDSVGNWKTDLDTKVQLPDGSKIPCVLLANKCDQPKEGIVNNPAKMDEFCKENGFHAWFETSAKDNINIDDAANSLVEKILANDSLLNSESRMSADQFALGRGNNEDGLNRNKCSC, translated from the exons tCGAGTGCAAGTCAATCAACAAGCAAACCAAAAGACGgcttatataaaatattggtaATAGGAGATCTTGGTACCGGAAAAACTTCCATAATAAAGCGTTATGTTCATCGATTTTTCACCCAACATTATAGAGCCACAATTGGTGTAGACTTTGCATTAAAAGTCCTCAATTGGGATGAGAATACAGTCATAAGACTTCAGTTATGGGACATAGCAG GTCAAGAACGATATGGAAATATGACGAGAGTATATTATAAAGAAGCTGTAGCAGCTTTCATAGTTTTCGATGTTACTAGGCGAGCCACATTTGATTCGGTAGGAAATTGGAAAACAGATCTGGACACCAAAGTGCAATTACCCGATGGATCAAAAATACCATGTGTTTTATTAGCAAATAAA TGTGACCAACCAAAAGAGGGCATTGTTAATAACCCGGCTAAAATGGATGAATTTTGTAAAGAGAATGGTTTCCATGCATGGTTTGAAACTTCAGCAAAAGACAATATTAATATAGATGATGCTGCTAACTCGCTAGTCGAAAAG ATCTTGGCTAACGATTCCCTATTGAATAGTGAGTCCAGAATGTCTGCGGATCAGTTTGCGCTTGGAAGAGGCAACAATGAAGATGGCTTGAACAGAAACAAGTGCTCCTGctaa
- the LOC130896425 gene encoding ras-related protein Rab-38 isoform X3, with product MSSASQSTSKPKDGLYKILVIGDLGTGKTSIIKRYVHRFFTQHYRATIGVDFALKVLNWDENTVIRLQLWDIAGQERYGNMTRVYYKEAVAAFIVFDVTRRATFDSVGNWKTDLDTKVQLPDGSKIPCVLLANKCDQPKEGIVNNPAKMDEFCKENGFHAWFETSAKDNINIDDAANSLVEKILANDSLLNSESRMSADQFALGRGNNEDGLNRNKCSC from the exons tCGAGTGCAAGTCAATCAACAAGCAAACCAAAAGACGgcttatataaaatattggtaATAGGAGATCTTGGTACCGGAAAAACTTCCATAATAAAGCGTTATGTTCATCGATTTTTCACCCAACATTATAGAGCCACAATTGGTGTAGACTTTGCATTAAAAGTCCTCAATTGGGATGAGAATACAGTCATAAGACTTCAGTTATGGGACATAGCAG GTCAAGAACGATATGGAAATATGACGAGAGTATATTATAAAGAAGCTGTAGCAGCTTTCATAGTTTTCGATGTTACTAGGCGAGCCACATTTGATTCGGTAGGAAATTGGAAAACAGATCTGGACACCAAAGTGCAATTACCCGATGGATCAAAAATACCATGTGTTTTATTAGCAAATAAA TGTGACCAACCAAAAGAGGGCATTGTTAATAACCCGGCTAAAATGGATGAATTTTGTAAAGAGAATGGTTTCCATGCATGGTTTGAAACTTCAGCAAAAGACAATATTAATATAGATGATGCTGCTAACTCGCTAGTCGAAAAG ATCTTGGCTAACGATTCCCTATTGAATAGTGAGTCCAGAATGTCTGCGGATCAGTTTGCGCTTGGAAGAGGCAACAATGAAGATGGCTTGAACAGAAACAAGTGCTCCTGctaa